A single genomic interval of Lactococcus sp. S-13 harbors:
- a CDS encoding NAD(P)H-dependent oxidoreductase, with translation MKFVGIVGSNAEQSYNRMLLQFIQSHFKQKFELELLEITEIPMFNQDVDASDNFNLRFVYNKVSRADGVIIATPEHNHTIPVALKSLLEWLSFDLHPFEGKPVMIVGASYYDQGSSRAQLQLRQILDAPGVNAYVLPGNEFLLGKAKEAFDAAGNITNAGTVKFLELCLDNFVKYVGVVSTLKKPKPLEPEDLYVTKPIATTIEGIDPDDPDWVEKAAAVTNAVSGNTYVKLDHGILTVDQIDMFLKSMPFELTYADDNNQFLYYNNAHQDPNSMLAKRVPEQSGNRLGTVHSSLPPQRMKNVEWVIASLRSGNEEYVRTMIPGDHTKLINTHNYQAMYYPNGNYGGINEIVFNFKPWLDWYLQQTGQRLVSANSSAVPTDAATGASTNSSAPEADASTGASASHHSAPVSDTTADADTGASSH, from the coding sequence ATGAAATTTGTTGGTATTGTTGGCTCAAATGCTGAGCAATCTTATAACCGGATGTTGTTACAATTCATCCAATCCCATTTTAAACAAAAATTCGAACTGGAACTTTTGGAAATTACAGAGATTCCAATGTTCAACCAAGATGTTGATGCGTCAGATAATTTCAATTTACGCTTTGTCTACAATAAAGTCTCGCGTGCTGATGGCGTCATTATTGCTACGCCAGAGCATAATCACACGATTCCAGTCGCCCTGAAAAGCTTGCTAGAATGGCTTTCTTTCGATCTTCATCCCTTTGAAGGCAAGCCAGTGATGATTGTTGGTGCCTCTTATTATGATCAAGGATCGTCTCGTGCCCAACTGCAATTGCGCCAAATCTTGGACGCGCCAGGAGTTAATGCTTACGTTCTGCCTGGCAATGAATTTTTACTTGGCAAAGCCAAAGAAGCTTTTGACGCAGCTGGAAATATCACAAATGCAGGCACAGTGAAATTTTTAGAGCTCTGCTTGGATAATTTTGTGAAATATGTTGGCGTTGTTTCAACATTGAAAAAACCAAAACCATTAGAACCAGAAGACTTGTATGTCACAAAACCGATTGCGACCACAATTGAAGGAATTGATCCAGATGACCCAGACTGGGTAGAAAAAGCAGCCGCTGTGACCAATGCCGTTTCTGGTAATACTTATGTCAAACTTGACCACGGAATTTTAACCGTTGATCAGATTGATATGTTCCTCAAATCAATGCCCTTTGAACTGACTTATGCAGATGACAATAATCAGTTTTTGTATTACAATAATGCCCATCAAGACCCAAATAGTATGCTGGCCAAACGGGTTCCCGAACAATCAGGCAATCGTCTGGGCACCGTTCATTCGTCATTGCCTCCTCAAAGGATGAAAAATGTGGAATGGGTTATTGCTAGCCTGCGTAGTGGTAACGAAGAATACGTGAGAACGATGATTCCTGGAGATCACACTAAGCTTATCAATACCCACAACTACCAAGCCATGTACTATCCAAACGGCAATTACGGCGGAATCAATGAAATTGTATTCAATTTTAAACCTTGGCTGGACTGGTATTTGCAACAAACAGGCCAACGCTTAGTTAGCGCAAACTCTTCCGCCGTGCCAACAGATGCGGCGACAGGCGCAAGTACAAACAGTTCAGCACCAGAAGCCGACGCTTCAACAGGCGCCTCGGCATCACACCATTCAGCGCCAGTATCTGACACAACAGCCGATGCAGATACAGGTGCTTCTAGTCACTAA
- a CDS encoding glucosamine-6-phosphate deaminase, with translation MKVIVVKNQLEGAKIGFDLLKEAMENGTKTLGLATGSTPVEFYNQIVNSDLDFTDMTSVNLDEYVGLDGSNDQSYRYFMNKHLFEEKPFKENFLPNGKAADLEAEAKHYDQIIAENPIDWQILGIGQNGHIGFNEPGTPAEITTHVVDLQESTIKANARFFETEADVPRKAISMGLASIMQSKNIVLMAYGKEKADAIKGMVEGEVTVDLPASILQKHDNVIVIADEAAASLLTK, from the coding sequence ATGAAAGTTATCGTCGTAAAAAACCAACTTGAAGGCGCAAAAATCGGATTCGATTTGCTTAAAGAAGCCATGGAAAATGGCACAAAAACACTTGGCTTGGCAACAGGTTCAACACCAGTTGAATTTTACAATCAAATCGTTAACTCAGATCTTGATTTTACAGACATGACCTCAGTAAACTTGGACGAATACGTAGGACTTGACGGATCAAACGACCAATCTTACCGTTATTTCATGAACAAACATTTGTTTGAAGAAAAACCATTTAAAGAAAACTTCTTGCCAAATGGTAAAGCGGCAGATCTTGAAGCTGAAGCAAAACATTACGACCAAATCATCGCTGAAAACCCAATCGATTGGCAAATCCTCGGTATCGGTCAAAATGGACACATCGGTTTCAACGAACCAGGAACACCAGCCGAAATCACAACTCACGTCGTTGATCTTCAAGAAAGCACAATCAAAGCAAACGCACGTTTCTTCGAAACAGAAGCAGACGTACCACGTAAAGCGATTTCAATGGGCTTGGCATCAATTATGCAATCTAAAAACATCGTCTTGATGGCTTACGGCAAAGAAAAAGCTGACGCAATCAAAGGTATGGTAGAAGGTGAAGTAACAGTTGACCTTCCAGCATCAATTCTTCAAAAACATGACAATGTGATTGTTATCGCTGACGAAGCTGCAGCATCACTTTTGACAAAATAA
- a CDS encoding hydroxymethylglutaryl-CoA synthase — protein MKVGIDKLAFFVPDTFVDMTDLALARGVDPAKFHIGIGQDEMAVNPATQDIITFAANAAAGILDEADKQAIDMVIVGTESSVDESKASAVVVHDLLGIQPFARSIEMKEACYATTAGLILARDHVTLNPEAKVLVIASDIAKYGLNTGGEPTQGAGSVAMLVTANPRILALNNDSVALSQDIYDFWRPFGQAYPSVDGQFSNETYINAFAQVWQEYTRRTGLAFEDFAALAFHTPYTKMGKKALLPMLEAHQPDNAAELMEQFEKGITYNRRVGNLYTGSLYLSLISLLENSEQLVAGDRLGLFSYGSGTVAEFFSGELVEGYEKHLRKTEHLNLLDARKRLSITEYEQMFDEHLDLNHNTSFADETAFSVAEIFENHRLYKK, from the coding sequence ATGAAAGTCGGTATAGATAAACTTGCCTTTTTTGTTCCTGATACTTTTGTTGATATGACGGACTTAGCGCTGGCTCGTGGGGTAGATCCTGCGAAATTTCACATTGGTATCGGGCAAGACGAAATGGCAGTCAATCCTGCAACTCAAGATATTATTACTTTCGCGGCGAATGCGGCGGCAGGAATTTTGGATGAGGCGGACAAACAGGCGATTGACATGGTCATTGTCGGAACGGAATCAAGCGTGGATGAATCGAAGGCTTCGGCTGTGGTGGTTCATGATTTGCTCGGAATTCAACCTTTTGCTCGCAGTATTGAGATGAAGGAAGCTTGCTACGCAACGACTGCTGGGCTTATTTTGGCGCGAGATCATGTGACGTTGAATCCTGAGGCAAAGGTGCTTGTGATTGCTTCTGATATTGCTAAATATGGCTTAAACACAGGCGGAGAACCTACTCAAGGTGCTGGAAGTGTGGCTATGCTCGTGACGGCAAATCCACGAATCTTGGCTTTGAATAATGATAGTGTGGCGTTGAGCCAAGATATTTATGATTTCTGGCGTCCTTTTGGTCAAGCTTATCCTTCGGTGGATGGGCAATTTTCAAATGAGACTTATATCAATGCTTTTGCTCAGGTTTGGCAAGAATATACTCGTCGGACTGGCCTTGCTTTTGAGGATTTTGCGGCGCTTGCTTTCCATACCCCTTATACTAAAATGGGGAAAAAAGCCTTGTTGCCTATGCTTGAGGCACATCAGCCTGACAATGCGGCTGAGTTGATGGAGCAATTTGAAAAGGGGATTACTTATAATCGCCGTGTGGGTAATCTTTATACGGGTTCTCTCTACTTGAGTTTGATTTCACTTTTGGAAAATTCTGAGCAGCTTGTGGCTGGTGATCGACTGGGCTTGTTTAGTTATGGTTCGGGTACGGTCGCTGAATTTTTCTCAGGAGAGTTGGTTGAGGGCTATGAAAAACACTTACGTAAGACTGAACACCTGAACTTACTAGATGCTCGTAAACGCTTGTCAATTACGGAGTATGAGCAAATGTTTGATGAACATTTGGACTTGAATCACAATACTTCTTTTGCTGACGAAACTGCTTTTTCTGTGGCGGAGATTTTTGAAAATCATCGGCTTTATAAAAAATAA
- a CDS encoding thiolase family protein has protein sequence MKEIVIIDALRTPVGRYDGALAEYTAANLGQHVVSSLLKRHEQLKTDIDQVIFGNVLQAGNGQNIARQIAIQSGLSNEVPASTINEVCGSGMKAIILAKQLLQLGEAEVVIAGGTESMSNAPILKNRKTQEENLSMLNDGLVDAFSGISMGIVGETIAEQFGVSRKAQDEFAQNSQEKAVAATQAGAFKAEIVPLGNLEDDETPRPSSSLEKLATLRTVFKENGTVTAGNSSPVNDGASAVILATKAYAEQHHIPYLAELIDSTEVGIDPAIMGVSPIKAIKKLLERTNLSLSEIDLFEINEAFAASSLAVNQELELPAEKVNIYGGAIALGHAIGSSGARILTTLSYALKHEQKAYGIASLCIGGGLGLAVLLKNPNYKK, from the coding sequence GTGAAAGAAATAGTAATCATTGACGCCTTGCGCACCCCAGTTGGAAGATACGACGGTGCGCTCGCTGAATATACAGCAGCAAACCTAGGCCAGCACGTTGTTTCATCCCTTCTAAAAAGACATGAACAACTCAAAACAGACATCGACCAAGTCATTTTTGGTAATGTCCTCCAAGCAGGCAACGGTCAAAACATCGCCCGTCAAATCGCCATCCAAAGCGGTTTATCAAACGAAGTTCCAGCCTCGACCATTAACGAAGTATGTGGTTCAGGCATGAAAGCCATTATTCTTGCCAAACAACTCCTGCAACTCGGAGAAGCCGAAGTCGTCATCGCCGGAGGCACAGAATCAATGTCTAACGCTCCTATTCTTAAAAACCGTAAAACGCAAGAAGAAAATCTTAGTATGCTCAATGATGGTTTAGTTGACGCCTTTTCAGGAATTTCTATGGGAATCGTTGGCGAAACAATCGCTGAACAATTTGGCGTGAGTCGCAAAGCTCAAGACGAATTTGCCCAAAACTCTCAAGAAAAAGCCGTCGCAGCCACGCAAGCAGGAGCATTCAAAGCCGAAATCGTTCCTCTTGGTAACCTTGAAGACGACGAAACACCACGTCCAAGCTCTAGCCTAGAAAAATTAGCAACCTTACGGACAGTTTTCAAAGAAAACGGGACAGTCACTGCTGGAAATTCATCACCAGTCAATGACGGCGCCTCAGCAGTCATCTTGGCAACCAAAGCCTATGCTGAACAACACCATATCCCTTATCTGGCTGAGTTGATTGATAGCACTGAAGTCGGCATCGACCCAGCAATCATGGGTGTTTCTCCCATCAAAGCTATCAAAAAACTCCTAGAGCGCACAAATCTTTCGCTCTCAGAAATTGACCTCTTTGAAATCAACGAAGCCTTTGCAGCATCAAGCCTCGCTGTTAATCAAGAACTAGAACTCCCAGCGGAAAAAGTCAATATCTACGGCGGTGCAATTGCACTCGGACACGCGATTGGTTCAAGTGGCGCAAGAATTCTTACGACTTTGAGCTACGCTCTAAAACACGAACAAAAAGCATACGGTATTGCTAGCTTGTGTATCGGTGGTGGTTTGGGACTTGCTGTTTTGCTCAAAAATCCAAACTATAAAAAATAA
- a CDS encoding hydroxymethylglutaryl-CoA reductase, degradative — protein sequence MEKKFYQMTPDERRQTLNLSAQTEQILSQMTLEYDIANNLIENQISEFELPMGLAQNFIVNNERYLVPMVTEEPSVIAAASNGAKIAGNFTATIKERLMRGQIVFYEVKNPTAIAQKITENQLEIFAHAEKTYPSIIKRGGGLRSISSRFFDEQSFLSVDFKVDVQDAMGANIVNSILEGVAELFREWFPEEKILFSILSNFATESLVKVSCEIPVARLSKTSNGAEVAEKIAAASQFSKLDPYRATTHNKGIMNGINAVVLATGNDTRAIAAGIHAYAAKSGHYQGLATWRVQADVLVGELELPLPVATVGGGVKVLPKAQAAMEILTITEAKKLAQLIVAVGLAQNLAALRALVSEGIQQGHMSLQARSLALSVGAKGDEVAKITSRLRQEKLMNQAVAEKLLADIRKAPKK from the coding sequence ATGGAAAAGAAATTTTATCAAATGACGCCAGATGAGCGCCGACAAACGCTTAATTTATCTGCCCAAACTGAGCAAATTCTGAGCCAAATGACCCTAGAGTATGACATTGCCAACAATCTCATTGAAAACCAAATTTCTGAATTTGAATTACCAATGGGGCTGGCGCAAAATTTTATCGTTAACAACGAACGCTATCTTGTACCAATGGTCACGGAAGAACCTTCAGTTATTGCCGCCGCAAGCAATGGTGCAAAAATTGCGGGCAATTTCACTGCTACTATAAAAGAGCGACTTATGCGGGGACAGATTGTTTTTTATGAGGTTAAAAATCCGACAGCAATCGCTCAAAAAATCACTGAAAATCAGCTCGAAATTTTTGCTCACGCTGAAAAGACTTATCCCTCAATTATCAAACGTGGTGGAGGTTTACGCAGTATTTCCAGTCGCTTTTTTGATGAGCAGTCGTTTTTATCGGTAGACTTTAAAGTTGATGTTCAAGATGCAATGGGGGCTAATATTGTCAACTCTATCTTGGAAGGAGTTGCCGAGCTTTTTCGTGAATGGTTCCCAGAAGAAAAAATATTATTTAGCATCCTTTCTAACTTTGCTACGGAATCTTTAGTCAAAGTCAGCTGTGAAATCCCCGTCGCTAGACTCTCTAAAACAAGTAATGGCGCAGAAGTTGCTGAAAAAATTGCTGCCGCTTCCCAGTTTTCAAAACTCGATCCCTACCGTGCCACCACTCATAATAAAGGAATTATGAATGGAATTAACGCCGTTGTTTTGGCCACAGGTAATGACACAAGAGCCATTGCTGCGGGCATTCATGCCTATGCCGCAAAATCTGGTCACTATCAAGGCTTAGCCACTTGGCGTGTGCAAGCTGATGTTTTAGTGGGAGAGTTAGAACTCCCATTACCCGTTGCCACCGTGGGCGGGGGCGTGAAAGTCTTACCCAAAGCTCAAGCCGCAATGGAAATTTTAACCATTACCGAAGCTAAAAAACTTGCCCAACTCATCGTCGCAGTAGGCTTGGCCCAAAATCTAGCCGCCTTGCGTGCCTTAGTCTCAGAAGGCATTCAACAAGGACACATGAGCTTACAAGCTCGTTCATTAGCTTTATCAGTAGGAGCAAAAGGCGATGAAGTCGCCAAAATCACCAGCCGTCTCCGCCAAGAAAAACTAATGAACCAAGCGGTAGCAGAAAAGCTTTTGGCTGACATTCGCAAAGCACCTAAAAAATAA
- the rpsP gene encoding 30S ribosomal protein S16: MSVKIRLTRMGSKKKPFYRINIADSRAPRDGKFIETVGTYNPLVAENQVTLKEERVLAWLANGAQPSDTVRNLLSKAGVMKKFHESKLSK, from the coding sequence ATGTCTGTAAAAATTCGTTTGACTCGTATGGGTTCTAAGAAAAAACCTTTCTACCGTATTAACATCGCTGATTCACGTGCTCCACGTGATGGTAAATTCATCGAAACAGTTGGAACATACAACCCACTTGTTGCTGAAAACCAAGTTACTTTGAAAGAAGAACGTGTTTTGGCATGGTTGGCTAACGGTGCACAACCTTCAGATACAGTTCGTAACCTCCTTTCAAAAGCTGGCGTTATGAAAAAATTCCACGAATCAAAACTTTCTAAATAA
- a CDS encoding KH domain-containing protein: protein MQKDVKELVLTIVKPLVTQPDEVSLELIEGEEFMEYHLKVAEGDIGRIIGRQGRIIQAIRTVVYFVPVEGKKVRLLVDQ, encoded by the coding sequence ATGCAAAAAGATGTGAAAGAACTTGTTTTAACCATCGTAAAACCTTTGGTTACCCAACCAGATGAAGTTTCCTTGGAGCTCATTGAGGGCGAAGAATTTATGGAATATCATCTCAAAGTCGCTGAAGGCGATATTGGGCGGATTATCGGTCGACAAGGTCGTATTATCCAAGCCATTCGTACAGTGGTTTATTTTGTCCCTGTCGAAGGCAAAAAAGTGCGCCTTTTGGTTGATCAATAA
- the hemH gene encoding ferrochelatase — protein MDNKKGILLVALGTPRSYKTEDVKAYLKEFLSDPLVIQKPRWLWLPILNGIILKVRPAKSAEMYKQVWTEKGSPLLTYTIAQTKQLQGLCPEKEVHFAMTYGEPRIHTTIAKMRQAGVNDITVLPLYPMYSLTTVEPIIQQVKKVDAQIKVIRDFYQFESYIDLLAQTIREKWQTQPYDKVIFSYHGIPEAYVTKKKDPYKAQCQTLTRRLVAKLGLDSEQYEHTYQSKFGPDKWLGPATIERMAKFSSEGIKKILICSPAFVADCLETRYELEIENKKVFLENGGEIFDFVHPFNDSAAFTQVLKEIVQ, from the coding sequence TTGGATAATAAAAAAGGAATTTTACTTGTCGCCCTTGGCACACCTCGTTCTTATAAAACAGAAGATGTCAAAGCTTATTTGAAAGAATTTTTGAGTGATCCCCTCGTCATTCAAAAGCCGCGCTGGTTGTGGCTCCCTATTTTGAATGGAATAATCTTAAAGGTAAGACCTGCAAAATCAGCCGAAATGTACAAACAAGTCTGGACAGAAAAAGGCTCACCACTTTTAACTTACACCATCGCTCAAACAAAACAATTGCAAGGGCTCTGTCCAGAAAAAGAAGTCCATTTTGCGATGACCTATGGTGAACCACGGATTCACACAACGATTGCCAAAATGCGTCAAGCAGGAGTGAATGACATTACCGTCCTTCCGCTTTATCCAATGTATTCTTTGACGACAGTTGAGCCAATCATCCAACAAGTTAAAAAAGTGGATGCTCAAATCAAAGTGATTCGTGATTTTTATCAGTTCGAAAGTTATATTGATTTACTAGCACAAACCATTCGAGAAAAATGGCAGACTCAGCCTTATGATAAAGTTATTTTTAGTTATCACGGCATTCCAGAAGCTTATGTGACCAAGAAAAAAGATCCTTATAAAGCCCAATGTCAAACTCTAACACGTCGTCTTGTGGCAAAATTAGGACTTGATTCTGAGCAGTATGAGCATACTTATCAGTCAAAATTTGGCCCAGACAAGTGGCTAGGCCCAGCAACCATTGAACGTATGGCAAAATTCTCTTCCGAAGGAATCAAAAAAATCTTGATTTGCTCCCCCGCCTTTGTCGCGGATTGTTTAGAAACACGCTATGAGCTTGAAATTGAAAACAAAAAAGTCTTCCTTGAAAATGGCGGAGAAATTTTTGATTTTGTTCATCCCTTTAACGATTCAGCCGCTTTTACCCAAGTTTTAAAAGAAATTGTTCAGTAA